Proteins from a genomic interval of Stenotrophomonas maltophilia:
- a CDS encoding DUF411 domain-containing protein: MNRTLSLGLLLGTVLATTACARAAEESSAAPVASEAPAQAQASPAKVDPALPVAIVHKTASCGCCGIWVDHLKAAGFQVDVRDTDDMNPIKVRLGVPVGKASCHTAEIGGYVVEGHIPAEDIKRLLAERPAARGLVLPGMPAGSPGMEMPDGYVQPYTVELVRTDGSTEPFAQHGQGG, translated from the coding sequence ATGAACCGTACTCTCTCCCTCGGCCTGCTGCTGGGCACCGTGCTGGCCACCACCGCCTGCGCTCGTGCCGCCGAAGAATCCTCTGCGGCGCCGGTCGCCAGCGAGGCACCGGCCCAGGCCCAGGCCAGCCCGGCCAAGGTCGACCCGGCCTTGCCGGTGGCCATCGTGCACAAGACCGCCAGCTGCGGTTGCTGCGGCATCTGGGTCGACCACCTGAAGGCCGCCGGCTTCCAGGTCGATGTGCGCGACACCGATGACATGAACCCGATCAAGGTCCGCCTGGGTGTACCGGTCGGCAAGGCGTCCTGCCATACCGCCGAGATCGGCGGTTATGTGGTCGAGGGCCATATTCCGGCTGAGGACATCAAGCGCCTGCTGGCCGAACGACCGGCGGCGCGCGGGCTGGTGCTGCCCGGCATGCCGGCCGGTTCGCCGGGAATGGAAATGCCTGACGGCTACGTGCAGCCGTATACCGTCGAGCTGGTGCGCACCGACGGCAGCACCGAGCCGTTTGCCCAGCACGGGCAGGGTGGCTGA
- a CDS encoding FdhF/YdeP family oxidoreductase produces the protein MSEQKPPRYKPYNQPAGGWGAAGATARVLLQQSVIGKGSKALLAMNQPGGFKCPSCAFPDADERRKLEFCENGAKALAWEATQFRAGRELFAQHTVTELMAQTDYWLEMQGRLTEPMRYDAATDHYVPCSWDDAFALIGRHLQALDSPHRAEFYTSGRTPNEAAFLYSIFVREFGTNNFPDCSNMCHEPTSRGLPPAIGVGKGTIVLQDFEHAEAIFVIGQNTGTNSPRMMSNLVEARKRGIPIVAVNPMPERALIRFAEPQDMVQMATFGSTEITSEFVHIRIGGDLALIKGMMKVMFEREAQGERVLDHAFLSEHTVGLEALRDDVMAQDWEQIVQVSGISQVQIRRCAEIYLRSNATVICYGMGLTQHQYGSRLLQQVANLLLLRGNFGKPGAGIGPIRGHSNVQGDRTVGIDEKPKPAYLDRVQQVFGFDPPREHGHHVVESIEAMLDGSAKVFIGLGGNFIHAVPDTPRAYEAMRGLDLTVGIATKLNRGHLVHGRDALILPVVARSERIITPAGEQFVTIEDAMSNVTASRGVLEPVSADVLPEVEIVCRMAMAALPRSKVDWAGCMHDYAPIRELIAAVYPEIYTGFNERIQQPHGFHLDIPPRRRVWPTPNGKANILVMPGLDVDDPVHDPDMLRLATVRSHDQYNTTIYSYNDRYRGVYNDRMVLFMNIEDRLARGLDKEALVSLETISGDGVQRRIEGLTVLDYPMPRGALAGYYPELNPLLPLDYYDRISGTPAAKSIPVRMSAMATATA, from the coding sequence ATGTCCGAGCAGAAGCCGCCGCGTTACAAGCCCTACAACCAGCCCGCCGGTGGCTGGGGTGCCGCCGGCGCCACGGCCAGGGTGCTGCTGCAGCAGAGCGTGATCGGCAAGGGGTCGAAGGCATTGCTGGCGATGAACCAGCCCGGCGGCTTCAAGTGCCCCAGCTGCGCGTTCCCCGACGCCGACGAACGCAGGAAGCTGGAGTTCTGCGAGAACGGCGCGAAGGCACTGGCCTGGGAAGCCACGCAGTTCCGTGCCGGTCGTGAGCTGTTCGCCCAGCACACCGTGACCGAACTGATGGCGCAGACCGATTACTGGCTGGAGATGCAGGGCCGGCTGACCGAGCCGATGCGCTACGACGCGGCGACTGACCACTATGTGCCGTGCAGCTGGGACGATGCCTTCGCGCTGATCGGCCGCCATCTGCAGGCGCTGGACAGCCCGCACCGGGCCGAGTTCTACACGTCCGGCCGCACGCCCAACGAAGCCGCGTTCCTGTATTCGATCTTCGTGCGCGAGTTCGGCACCAACAACTTCCCGGACTGCTCGAACATGTGCCATGAGCCGACCAGTCGTGGCCTGCCACCGGCCATCGGGGTGGGCAAGGGCACCATCGTGCTGCAGGATTTCGAGCACGCCGAGGCGATCTTCGTGATCGGCCAGAACACCGGCACCAACTCGCCACGGATGATGAGCAACCTGGTCGAGGCGCGTAAACGCGGCATTCCCATCGTGGCCGTCAATCCGATGCCCGAGCGTGCGCTGATCCGCTTTGCCGAACCGCAGGACATGGTGCAGATGGCCACGTTTGGTTCGACCGAAATCACCAGTGAGTTCGTGCACATCCGTATCGGCGGCGACCTGGCCCTGATCAAGGGCATGATGAAGGTGATGTTCGAGCGCGAGGCGCAGGGTGAGCGCGTGCTCGACCATGCGTTCCTGTCAGAACACACGGTGGGCCTGGAGGCGCTGCGCGACGACGTGATGGCGCAGGACTGGGAACAGATCGTGCAGGTGTCCGGCATTTCGCAGGTGCAGATCCGTCGCTGTGCGGAGATCTACCTCCGCTCCAATGCCACCGTGATCTGCTACGGCATGGGGCTGACCCAGCATCAGTACGGCTCACGCCTGCTGCAGCAGGTCGCCAACCTGCTGTTGCTCCGTGGCAACTTCGGCAAGCCCGGTGCTGGCATCGGGCCGATCCGTGGCCATTCCAATGTGCAGGGTGACCGCACCGTCGGCATCGACGAGAAGCCCAAGCCGGCCTACCTGGACCGCGTGCAGCAGGTGTTCGGTTTCGATCCGCCGCGCGAGCACGGCCATCACGTGGTCGAGTCGATCGAGGCGATGCTGGACGGCAGCGCCAAGGTGTTCATCGGCCTGGGCGGCAACTTCATCCATGCGGTGCCCGATACGCCGCGCGCGTACGAGGCAATGCGTGGTCTGGACCTGACCGTGGGCATCGCCACCAAGCTCAACCGCGGTCATCTGGTTCATGGCCGCGATGCGCTGATCCTGCCGGTGGTGGCGCGCTCGGAGCGCATCATTACGCCGGCCGGCGAGCAGTTCGTCACCATCGAAGACGCGATGTCCAATGTGACCGCCTCACGCGGCGTGCTCGAGCCGGTCAGTGCCGATGTGTTGCCCGAGGTCGAGATCGTCTGCCGCATGGCGATGGCCGCGTTGCCACGCAGCAAGGTCGACTGGGCAGGCTGCATGCACGACTACGCACCCATCCGTGAACTGATCGCGGCCGTGTACCCGGAGATCTACACCGGTTTCAACGAGCGCATCCAGCAGCCGCATGGTTTTCATCTGGACATCCCGCCGCGCCGCCGCGTCTGGCCCACACCAAACGGCAAGGCCAACATCCTGGTGATGCCTGGCCTGGACGTGGACGATCCCGTGCATGATCCGGACATGCTGCGGTTGGCCACGGTGCGCTCGCATGACCAGTACAACACCACCATTTACAGCTACAACGACCGCTATCGCGGCGTGTACAACGATCGCATGGTGCTGTTCATGAACATCGAGGACCGGCTGGCGCGCGGGCTGGACAAGGAAGCGCTGGTCAGCCTGGAGACGATCAGCGGCGATGGCGTGCAGCGGCGCATCGAAGGCCTGACCGTGCTGGACTACCCGATGCCGCGCGGCGCGCTGGCCGGCTACTACCCCGAACTGAACCCGTTGCTGCCGCTGGACTATTACGACCGCATCAGCGGCACGCCCGCCGCCAAGTCGATCCCGGTGCGGATGAGTGCGATGGCGACGGCGACTGCGTGA
- the fdhD gene encoding formate dehydrogenase accessory sulfurtransferase FdhD — MPDSTPPHTPPAGTAQRPLQRWRSEGQQPQVDVVAEEVPVALRYNGAAFAVMMATPCDLEDFALGFSLSEGLIATPSQLLSIDIRPQLEGIELQMTVTDDAPGADLDPANGRLLPGRGGCGLCGTRQLEEVLRPLPEVRERRTYPPAALQRALATLAQHQPMNAVSGSTHAAAWADASGRIGWVREDVGRHNALDKLIGALHHNEHTIEGGLLVISSRASYEMVSKAVRAGVSVLAAVSAPTALAIDLARSAGLCLVGFARESGFNVYTHPERLQADDT, encoded by the coding sequence ATGCCTGATTCGACCCCACCGCACACCCCGCCTGCCGGCACGGCCCAGCGCCCGTTGCAGCGCTGGCGCAGCGAGGGGCAACAGCCGCAGGTCGACGTGGTGGCCGAGGAAGTGCCGGTGGCGCTGCGCTACAACGGCGCCGCCTTCGCAGTGATGATGGCCACGCCCTGCGACCTGGAGGACTTTGCGCTGGGCTTTTCACTCAGCGAGGGACTGATCGCTACGCCCTCGCAGTTGCTGTCGATCGACATCCGCCCGCAGCTGGAGGGCATCGAACTGCAGATGACGGTGACCGACGACGCGCCCGGCGCCGACCTGGATCCGGCCAATGGGCGCCTGCTGCCCGGCCGCGGTGGCTGCGGCCTGTGTGGCACGCGGCAGCTGGAGGAAGTACTGCGACCGCTGCCCGAGGTGCGCGAACGGCGGACCTATCCGCCGGCGGCGCTGCAACGGGCGCTGGCCACGCTGGCGCAGCATCAGCCGATGAACGCGGTGAGTGGTTCGACCCATGCCGCGGCCTGGGCCGACGCCAGCGGTCGCATCGGCTGGGTGCGCGAAGACGTCGGCCGCCACAACGCGCTGGACAAGCTGATCGGCGCCCTGCATCACAATGAACACACGATCGAGGGTGGGCTACTGGTGATTTCCAGCCGCGCCAGCTACGAAATGGTCAGCAAGGCCGTGCGGGCCGGGGTCAGCGTGCTGGCTGCTGTCTCGGCACCGACCGCGCTGGCTATCGACCTGGCCCGCAGTGCAGGCCTGTGCCTGGTCGGGTTCGCGCGGGAGAGCGGGTTCAATGTGTATACCCATCCCGAGCGGCTGCAGGCGGACGACACGTAG
- the blaL1 gene encoding L1 family subclass B3 metallo-beta-lactamase, whose amino-acid sequence MRSTLLAFALAVALPAAHASAAEAPLPQLRAYTVDASWLQPMAPLQIADHTWQIGTEDLTALLVQTAAGAVLLDGGMPQMAGHLLDNMTLRGVAPQDLRLILLSHAHADHAGPVAELKRRTGAHVAANAESAVLLARGGSDDLHFGDGITYPPTNVDRIIMDGEAVTVGGITFTAHFMPGHTPGSTAWTWTDTRDGKPVRIAYADSLSAPGYQLKGNPRYPRLIEDYKRSFATVRALPCDLLLTPHPGASNWNYAAGSKASAKALTCNAYADAAEKKFDAQLAKETAGAR is encoded by the coding sequence ATGCGTTCTACCCTGCTCGCCTTCGCCCTGGCCGTCGCTCTTCCGGCCGCCCACGCCAGCGCCGCCGAGGCACCGCTGCCACAACTGCGCGCCTATACCGTGGATGCATCCTGGCTGCAGCCGATGGCACCACTACAGATCGCCGACCACACCTGGCAGATCGGCACCGAGGACCTGACTGCGCTGCTGGTGCAGACCGCCGCGGGGGCTGTATTGCTGGATGGCGGCATGCCACAGATGGCCGGTCACCTGCTGGACAACATGACGTTGCGCGGCGTGGCTCCGCAGGACCTGCGATTGATCCTGCTCAGCCATGCGCATGCCGACCACGCCGGCCCGGTCGCCGAGCTCAAGCGTCGCACCGGCGCGCATGTGGCGGCCAACGCCGAATCGGCGGTACTGCTGGCACGCGGCGGCAGCGATGACCTGCACTTTGGCGACGGCATCACCTATCCGCCCACCAACGTCGACCGCATCATCATGGATGGCGAAGCGGTCACGGTGGGCGGCATCACATTCACCGCGCACTTCATGCCAGGGCATACCCCGGGCAGCACCGCCTGGACCTGGACCGACACCCGCGATGGCAAGCCGGTGCGCATCGCCTACGCCGACAGCCTGAGTGCACCGGGTTACCAGCTGAAGGGCAATCCCCGTTATCCGCGCCTGATCGAGGACTACAAGCGCAGCTTCGCAACGGTGCGGGCGCTGCCGTGCGATCTGCTGCTGACCCCGCATCCAGGCGCCAGCAACTGGAACTATGCCGCCGGCAGCAAGGCCAGCGCCAAGGCACTGACCTGCAACGCCTACGCGGATGCGGCCGAGAAGAAGTTCGACGCGCAGCTGGCCAAGGAAACGGCCGGGGCCCGCTGA
- a CDS encoding carboxymuconolactone decarboxylase family protein — protein sequence MSRVPLIDATNTTADRQALLGQVHAAFGATPAMFRAVANSPAALQSMWGSFGALGGGRLSPLLGEQIAVAIANRNACEYCLAAHTALGRKAGASSEQMAAAQIGQSSDPATSAALDFALKVVEQRAQVADGDVQALRAAGFDDEQIVEILAHVALNLFTNYVNVAFDVPVDFPKVALR from the coding sequence ATGTCCCGTGTCCCCCTGATCGATGCCACCAACACCACCGCCGACCGCCAGGCTCTGCTGGGCCAGGTCCACGCCGCCTTTGGCGCCACCCCCGCCATGTTCCGTGCCGTGGCCAACTCGCCGGCCGCCCTGCAGAGCATGTGGGGTTCGTTCGGCGCGCTGGGCGGCGGTCGCCTGTCGCCGCTGCTGGGCGAGCAGATCGCCGTGGCCATCGCCAACCGCAATGCCTGCGAATACTGCCTGGCCGCGCACACCGCGTTGGGCCGCAAGGCCGGTGCCAGCAGCGAGCAGATGGCTGCCGCGCAGATCGGCCAGTCCAGCGATCCGGCCACCTCGGCGGCATTGGACTTCGCGCTGAAGGTGGTCGAACAGCGTGCGCAGGTCGCCGACGGCGATGTGCAAGCGCTGCGTGCGGCCGGCTTCGATGATGAGCAGATCGTCGAGATCCTCGCCCACGTGGCGCTCAACCTGTTCACCAACTACGTCAACGTAGCGTTTGACGTGCCGGTGGACTTCCCGAAGGTCGCGCTGCGCTGA